One genomic window of Anthonomus grandis grandis chromosome 3, icAntGran1.3, whole genome shotgun sequence includes the following:
- the LOC126733769 gene encoding mitochondrial folate transporter/carrier: MSAVSPESQLLKKKQYSLLDLVKYEPLVAGTTAGVTATLVLHPLDVVKIRFAVHDGIHNTPKYTGVWNAFSTIYVKEGFRGLYKGVLPNVCGAGSSWGLYFFFYSGLKKFLQDGNVNTALGPGTHLLAAAQAGLATLLITNPLWVVKTRLCLQFSESDVHLKPQQTYTGMLDCLKKIYKNEGVLGYYKGLVPGIFGVSHGAVQFMVYEEMKNQYQHYYGLPISKKLGTLEYLTFSASSKLIAVLATYPYQVVRARLQNQHYCYDNATDCVLKISKYEGWKGFYKGLKANLIRVIPATMITFVVYENVSHFLLRLDKRDS; the protein is encoded by the exons ATGAGTGCCGTAAGTCCCGAatcacaattattaaaaaagaaacaatattcGCTACTGGACCTGGTCAAATATGAACCACTTGTCGCCGGAACCACCGCGGGGGTAACCGCCACCCTCGTATTGCATCCCCTCGATGTCGTGAAAATCCGGTTCGCGGTTCACGATGGGATACACAACACCCCCAAGTATACTGGAGTATGGAACGCTTTTTCCACGATTTACGTCAAGGAGGGCTTCCGGGGATTATACAAGGGAGTGTTGCCCAATGTGTGCGGTGCAGGCTCTTCTTGGGGACTTTACTTCTTCTTTTATAGTGGACTAAAGAAGTTTTTACAGGATGGAAACGTTAATACCGCACTTGGTCCTGGAACGCACTTATTAGCGGCAGCACAAGCTGGATTAGCCACTTTACTTATAACTAATCCACTTTGGGTGGTAAAAACAAG gttatgcTTGCAATTTAGTGAGTCTGATGTACACTTAAAGCCCCAACAAACATATACTGGAATGTtggattgtttaaaaaaaatatacaaaaacgaAGGTGTACTGGGTTATTACAAAGGACTAGTGCCAGGGATTTTTGGGGTGTCCCATGGGGCTGTACAGTTCATGGTTTATGAAGAGATGAAAAACCAGTATCAACATTATTATGGCTTACCTATCAGTAAAAAGCTTG gcacTTTGGAATATCTAACATTTTCAGCCAGTTCTAAATTAATAGCAGTTCTAGCGACTTATCCCTATCAAGTAGTGAGGGCTCGGCTTCAAAATCAACACTATTGCTACGATAACGCCACTGATTGTgtactaaaaatttcaaaatatgagGGATGGAAGGGGTTTTATAAAGGGTTGAAAGCGAACTTGATTAGGGTGATACCTGCCACAATGATCACATTTGTTGTATATGAAAATGTTTCACATTTCTTGCTTAGACTGGACAAAAGGGAttcttga